A genomic segment from Aspergillus puulaauensis MK2 DNA, chromosome 1, nearly complete sequence encodes:
- a CDS encoding bestrophin family protein (COG:S;~EggNog:ENOG410PKRP;~InterPro:IPR021134;~PFAM:PF01062;~TransMembrane:2 (i46-65o85-104i)), translated as MRLNFSELPTPTLSRQNTSVPHRHHYRASTHPHLLSSRHKPRRWPLVFRFIKGAIHGAILIYVLFHAAFTAFVVCLDRYVFDTVGLPNTIIPSLSIVVGLMLVFRNQTSYNRFWDGRNGMTALHTAIRNLVRTILTNGYSPAGPPTGAERADIERAVRILMAIPFAVKNHLRAEWGAAFSFGGLPGLIGSDLSQSGAAVYNPVYAGLLPAELDGYEDEGLGLPFQLTFFVDGFIKRGVERGWFHAPGASQMQAQLNALVDAFGKMETIRLTPIPVAHLIHQKQVLALYGCVLPFAMVDDMGWWTVPIVSLVIFTLYGIEGIGSQLEDPFGYDRNDIKMDALVGDAKTEIDVVLAEWRRVMEMVDGGYRAGDSNSNADENQEGSGAGLVAEKGFAMPDMFLRSRVRMPGQ; from the exons ATGAGATTGAACTTCAGCGAACTGCCGACCCCGACTCTAAGTCGCCAGAACACATCCGTCCCCCATCGTCACCACTACCGCGCAAGCACCCATCCGCATCTCTTATCATCGCGTCACAAGCCGAGAAG ATGGCCATTAGTCTTCCGCTTCATCAAAGGCGCAATCCATGGCGCGATCCTGATCTACGTCCTTTTCCACGCGGCGTTCACAGCGTTCGTCGTTTGTCTCGACCGATATGTTTTTGATACGGTTGGGTTGCCCAATACCATC atcccctccctctccatcgtcgtcggccTAATGCTCGTCTTCCGCAACCAAACCTCCTACAACCGCTTCTGGGATGGCCGGAACGGAATGACAGCCTTGCACACCGCGATCCGGAATCTCGTCCGCACAATCCTCACAAATGGCTACAGCCCCGCCGGCCCGCCCACAGGCGCCGAGCGCGCAGATATCGAGCGTGCGGTGCGCATCCTCATGGCTATTCCATTTGCTGTGAAGAACCATCTTCGCGCGGAGTGGGGAGCGGCGTTTTCGTTTGGTGGTCTTCCTGGTCTTATCGGGAGCGATCTCTCGCAGAGCGGGGCGGCGGTGTATAACCCTGTTTATGCGGGGTTGTTGCCCGCCGAGTTGGATGGGtatgaggatgaggggttGGGGTTGCCGTTCCAGCTGACGTTTTTTGTGGACGGGTTTATTAAGCGCGGCGTTGAGAGGGGGTGGTTCCATGCGCCTGGGGCGAGTCAAATGCAGGCGCAGTTGAATGCCTTGGTGGATGCGTttgggaagatggagacaaTTCGGTTGACGCCTATTCCGGTGGCGCATTT GATCCATCAGAAACAGGTTCTCGCTTTATACGGGTGCGTTCTGCCCTTCgccatggttgatgatatggGTTGGTGGACTGTGCCCATCGTCAGCTTGGTGATCTTCACGCTCTATGGAATCGAGGGGATCGGCTCGCAGTTGGAGGATCCATTCGGGTATGACAGGAATGATATCAAGATGGATGCCCTGGTTGGTGATGCGAAGACGGAGATTGATGTTGTGCTTGCGGAGTGGCGGAGGGTTATGGAGATGGTTGATGGGGGGTACCGGGCTGGCGACAGTAATAGTAATGCTGATGAGAACCAGGAGGGTAGTGGTGCTGGTTTGGTCGCGGAGAAAGGGTTTGCCATGCCCGATATGTTTTTAAGGTCGAGAGTGAGAATGCCCGGTCAATGA
- a CDS encoding uncharacterized protein (COG:S;~EggNog:ENOG410PK23;~InterPro:IPR041628;~PFAM:PF17863), translating to MMDDTQDISKLARELSDLELALLLCLGGQEHCLIEATGGNINDVAAELALICSHTYGLVYKVAEFSDTTTLEEFCDQICAYPRKEPGGAVEYSTVDVVIAKNLDCASENIHLEALELMRSKKLATGHDIIEAPPHFLFVPVVKRDPGQVRPKLNAHLIDNLLISHFHDSEDGYVYLEDDDWQSDGQASLSSVIHRTGSNEHNRHPSIGHELLDRLHGASKAVKATAELIRYQQDIVVFLRLSRAVGGGISARSNIQFTKLAKLLAVIHGVDYLTPSIVALAAKKVFRHRIVVARPEDDRSLQYGSDLRAVAKVLEYATPDTILESVLTLEAPL from the exons ATGATGGATGATACGCAAGACATAAGCAAGCTTGCTCGTGAACTGTCGGATCTTGAATTGGCTCTCCTCCTGTGTCTGGGCGGACAGGAACACTGCTTGATTGAAGCTACTGGGGGCAACATTAATGACGTTGCTGCGGAACTCGCCTTG ATCTGCTCGCATACCTATGGTCTTGTGTACAAAGTTGCGGAATTCTCAGACACCACAACTCTCGAAGAGTTTTGCGATCAAATATGTGCCTACCCTCGCAAGGAACCGGGGGGTGCAGTGGAATACAGcactgttgatgttgttATTGCGAAAAATCTCGACTGTGCGTCTGAAAATATACATCTCGAGGCTCTAGAG TTGATGCGGTCGAAGAAGTTGGCGACGGGGCACGATATCATCGAAGCCCCGCCGCACTTCTTGTTTGTCCCTGTTGTAAAACGTGATCCAGGGCAGGTTCGACCGAAGCTCAACGCCCATCTA ATTGACAACCTCCTAATCTCGCATTTCCACGACTCTGAAGATGGCTACGTGTATTTAGAAGATGATGATTGGCAATCGGATGGACAGGCATCCCTGTCCTCGGTAATTCATAGAACGGGCTCCAACGAGCACAATCGACATCCAAGCATCGGCCATGAG CTCCTAGATAGGCTTCATGGCGCCAGCAAGGCAGTCAAAGCTACCGCAGAGCTCATCCGCTATCAACAAGACATAGTCGTCTTCCTTCGGCTGAGCCGTGCTGTTGGGGGTGGCATTTCCGCGCGATCCAACATCCAATTCACAAAACTTGCCAA ACTTCTTGCTGTCATCCACGGCGTCGACTATCTCACGCCGTCGATCGTGGCGCTCGCGGCGAAAAAGGTTTTTCGCCATCGGATCGTCGTTGCGAGGCCTGAGGATGATCGCAGTTTGCAATATGGGAGTGATCTGAGGGCTGTGGCCAAGGTGTTGGAATATGCGACTCCGGACACGATACTTGAGAGTGTGCTTACGCTGGAAGCTCCTCTATAG
- a CDS encoding ubiquitin-specific protease UBP1 (COG:O;~EggNog:ENOG410PJUB;~InterPro:IPR038765,IPR001394,IPR018200,IPR028889;~MEROPS:MER0000864;~PFAM:PF13423,PF00443;~TransMembrane:1 (i36-53o);~go_function: GO:0004843 - thiol-dependent ubiquitin-specific protease activity [Evidence IEA];~go_process: GO:0006511 - ubiquitin-dependent protein catabolic process [Evidence IEA];~go_process: GO:0016579 - protein deubiquitination [Evidence IEA]) yields the protein MNARRGGIDFLAQSRYNSRTTSDYDDFWHHLQNANLTYILVTAVSVFFFLSYFKSVPVSVVGAVWDLIVYLTPSRIIAALDSKAATEEPSDPLTFQAKGEAMQRILGFDHASFPSLFPRPTALSGLSTALLGSKDTVPPGLGNWDNSCYQNSIIQGLASLPSFAEFLGRNIDFLSGKFSLSTHEALRGVIERLNAADNYGQRLWTPADLKSMSSWQQQDAQEYFSKVVDQIDHEVQQATRRQTRNLGLKMAGPQEHVIGAVSAQANGPSEAGQSGKQSFRNPLEGLLAQRVGCMQCGWTEGLSLIPFNCLTVPLGTSYEYDVRDCLDEYMNLEPIEGVECAKCTLLRAQDQLRSLLQQIKDDENLSQTADSTKMSDALKTSAEQRLQAVEEALDDTDFTEKTLSKTCHIPSKSRVSTTKSRQAVIARPPNCLTIHINRSVFDETTGLLRKNYAAVKFPRVIDLSEWCLGGSYAEAVKEKIENWGTDPRVSMLPPPGAVRDTFGRRYELRAVITHYGRHENGHYICYRKYPVDIFPAHVPESILEADGEKERTERWYRLSDEDVQMVSEENVMTQGGAFMLFYEAVEASVSELGGVGSNGVGNPVSSFSSTSPEDMSSITSTATDRSTVSDASRATSVSIDGVDPPSEKGQPNSEVD from the coding sequence ATGAATGCTCGCAGAGGGGGGATTGACTTCCTCGCTCAGAGTCGCTATAACAGCAGAACGACCTCCGATTATGATGACTTCTGGCATCACTTGCAGAACGCAAACCTGACGTATATTCTTGTGACAGCTGTATcagttttcttttttctgaGCTACTTTAAATCAGTCCCAGTATCGGTTGTTGGCGCCGTGTGGGATCTCATCGTCTACCTGACGCCGTCTCGAATAATCGCCGCCCTGGACTCGAAAGCCGCAACAGAGGAACCTTCGGACCCGTTGACCTTCCAAGCGAAAGGTGAGGCGATGCAGCGTATACTCGGATTCGACCATGCTTCGTTCCCTTCGTTATTCCCTCGGCCGACGGCTCTCTCCGGACTCAGCACCGCCCTCCTGGGAAGCAAGGACACTGTGCCACCCGGGTTAGGAAACTGGGATAACTCGTGCTACCAGAACAGCATAATCCAAGGGCTAGCGTCGCTCCCGTCATTTGCGGAATTTCTAGGGCGGAATATCGATTTCCTTAGCGGGAAATTCTCACTTTCGACTCATGAAGCGCTCAGGGGGGTCATCGAACGGCTGAATGCTGCGGATAACTACGGACAGCGGCTATGGACTCCCGCGGATTTAAAATCGATGAGCagctggcagcagcaggatgccCAGGAGTACTTTTCAAAGGTGGTGGACCAAATCGATCATGAGGTACAGCAGGCTACAAGACGACAGACGCGCAACCTTGGTTTGAAGATGGCGGGACCGCAAGAACACGTTATTGGGGCTGTTTCAGCACAGGCAAATGGTCCTTCTGAAGCAGGGCAATCGGGGAAGCAATCATTCCGCAATCCTTTGGAAGGTCTTCTTGCGCAGAGAGTTGGATGCATGCAATGTGGATGGACAGAAGGACTATCCCTAATTCCTTTCAATTGCTTGACGGTGCCTTTAGGCACGAGCTACGAGTACGATGTTCGGGACTGTCTGGATGAATATATGAATCTGGAGCCGATTGAGGGTGTGGAATGCGCGAAGTGTACCTTGCTTCGCGCTCAAGACCAACTTCGCagtctgctgcagcaaaTCAAGGATGACGAAAATCTCTCACAGACGGCCGACTCAACAAAGATGTCTGACGCGCTCAAAACATCAGCTGAGCAGCGACTGCAAGCTGTTGAAGAGGCACTAGATGACACCGATTTTACGGAGAAGACGTTGTCGAAGACATGCCACATTCCCTCGAAGAGCAGGGTTTCTACAACAAAATCAAGGCAAGCTGTTATTGCAAGGCCTCCCAACTGCCTCACCATTCATATCAATCGGAGTGTTTTTGACGAAACCACTGGGTTACTGAGGAAGAACTACGCAGCCGTCAAGTTTCCCCGCGTCATTGATTTGAGCGAATGGTGCCTAGGCGGGAGTTATGCGGAAGccgtcaaggagaagatcgagaACTGGGGCACAGATCCTCGGGTATCGATGCTACCGCCGCCAGGCGCCGTGAGAGATACTTTCGGACGCCGTTACGAGTTGCGCGCGGTAATTACTCACTATGGTCGCCACGAGAATGGCCATTATATATGCTATAGAAAGTACCCGGTCGATATATTCCCGGCCCACGTCCCCGAATCAATCTTGGAGGCGGACggcgagaaagaaaggacCGAACGTTGGTACCGACTGAGCGATGAGGACGTTCAAATGGTTAGCGAGGAGAATGTGATGACCCAGGGAGGCGCATTCATGCTGTTCTATGAAGCTGTTGAAGCGTCTGTCTCCGAGTTAGGCGGTGTCGGCTCTAATGGAGTTGGGAATCCGGTGTCGAGTTTCAGTTCTACCTCACCGGAAGATATGTCCTCTATTACCTCGACAGCCACCGATCGTTCAACAGTCTCCGACGCTTCCCGCGCTACAAGCGTATCGATAGACGGCGTTGACCCGCCCAGCGAGAAGGGCCAGCCTAACTCGGAAGTTGACTAA
- the vp16 gene encoding tethering complex subunit VPS16 (BUSCO:EOG09260FL2;~COG:U;~EggNog:ENOG410PGPQ;~InterPro:IPR016534,IPR015943,IPR038132,IPR006925, IPR006926;~PFAM:PF04841,PF04840;~go_component: GO:0005737 - cytoplasm [Evidence IEA];~go_function: GO:0005515 - protein binding [Evidence IEA];~go_process: GO:0006886 - intracellular protein transport [Evidence IEA];~go_process: GO:0007033 - vacuole organization [Evidence IEA]) yields MAPSNPLANWERLGTSFYRKVPVYFSVFDEDVELENYIVAGAPYGGAIALYRDESKPMRFRDAQTSKSNIDIYSRSGKLINRLNWEHGTIRGLGWSDQEELLVITEDGTVRRYFGLYGDFTSFSLGNGAEEYGVRACRFWNSGFVALLANNQLIAVSNYHEPRPRLLAQCPEGEVASWSLIPPAYTLSRSVEVLLAVDKTIYLVDPTEAEDKVLQNGPFKHASVSPTGRFVALITAEGKVWVVSSDFQSKYSEYDPDSRVTPRSVEWCGDDAVIIAWEDEVHLIGPNGAAARYYYDGTVHVLPEFDGVGLVTNDTYEFLHKVSDVTETIFRLGSTSPASVLLDSIDLLEKKSPKADDNIQRIKPSLPEAVDACVKASGMEFDAHWQKRLLKAASFGKSVLDLYNSDEFVEMTEKLRVLQAVRDFEIGLPVSYEQYMRLTPEKLIERLVNRREYLLAIRISEYLQLPADKIYVHWASSKVKVSTVDDEAVCKLIVQRLDGKPGISFEVIAQAAYDEGRTNLATELLNHEPRAGKQVPLLLNMEEDEIALDKAIQSGDDDLVNYVLLQLKSKLPIASFFRMINTRPMASALVETTAREEDTELLKDLFYQDDRPLDGSNVLLSDALKQTDLPRKQEQLQLASRLISDSKDPTLILQQKLLTESSQLLKVQETLDKDLAERSEFLGLSLNETIYRLIRSGYGKRAQKIQSDFKMPEKTYWWLRLRALVAKRDWGELEEIAKIKKSPIGWEPFYNEILGAGNTKLASVFVPKCTNLPAEERIEMWVKCGMIVKAGEEAFKAKDVNTLEVLQAKASGPSAVEVGRMINQLRPKK; encoded by the exons ATGGCGCCGTCTAATCCACTGGCTAACTGGGAAAGGCTAGGAACTAGCTTTTACCGAAAAGTCCCTGTTTACTTCTCCGTCTtcgacgaggatgtcgagttGGAGAACTACATCGTTGCCGGCGCGCCGTACGGAGGGGCCATTG CGCTGTATCGAGATGAAAGCAAACCCATGAGGTTTCGAGACGCGCAGACGTCGAAGTCGAACATTGACATTTACTCCCGTTCCGGGAAGCTGATTAACCGTCTTAAT TGGGAACATGGCACGATAAGAGGGCTTGGGTGGTCCGATCAGGAGGAGTTACTTGTGATTACTGAGGATGGCACTGTCCGACGGTACTTTGGCTTGTACGGTGACTTTACTTCATTTTCCCTGGGGAAT GGAGCTGAAGAGTACGGAGTGCGGGCATGCCGGTTCTGGAACTCGGGCTTTGTTGCTTTGCTTGCCAACAATCAGCTAATTGCTGTTTCCAATTACCACGAGCCGCGACCAAGGCTATTAGCACAGTGCCCGGAAGGGGAAGTCGCTTCATGGTCATTGATTCCTCCGGCCTATACGCTGTCTCGCTCGGTCGAGGTTCTTCTTGCTGTTGATAAGACGATCTATCTCGTCGATCCCACGGAGGCCGAGGATAAAGTGCTCCAAAATGGACCGTTCAAGCACGCTAGTGTATCGCCTACGGGACGCTTCGTTGCGCTTATCACGGCCGAAGGCAAAGTCTGGGTGGTGAGCAGTGACTTCCAAAGCAAGTACAGCGAATATGACCCAGATTCCCGCGTCACCCCTCGCTCCGTGGAGTGGTGTGGCGATGACGCGGTTATTATTGCCTGGGAAGACGAGGTGCATCTCATCGGGCCGAATGGGGCTGCTGCACG GTATTACTACGATGGAACCGTCCATGTCCTGCCAGAGTTTGATGGCGTTGGTCTAGTCACTAATGATACATATGAGTTTCTACACAAGGTATCAG ACGTAACTGAGACTATTTTCCGACTCGGCTCGACATCCCCAGCGTCCGTTCTTCTGGATTCCATCGACCTCCTAGAGAAGAAGTCTCCCAAAGCGGACGATAATATTCAACGGATCAAGCCAAGCCTGCCagaggctgttgatgcctGTGTCAAGGCATCCGGAATGGAGTTCGACGCTCACTGGCAGAAGCGGTTGCTAAAAGCAGCTTCCTTTGGAAAATCAGTTCTAGATCTGTACAACAGCGATGAGTTTGTTGAGATGACCGAGAAGCTGCGAGTCTTGCAGGCAGTGAGGGATTTTGAAATAGGACTCCCTGTTTCATATGAGCAGTATATGCGACTAACTCCGGAGAAACTGATTGAGCGTCTTGTGAACAGGAGAGAGTACCTACTTGCAATTCGTATATCAGAATACCTCCAACTACCTGCTGACAAAATATACGTGCACTGGGCGAGCTCGAAAGTCAAGGTTTCCACagtcgacgatgaagctgtGTGCAAGTTGATCGTGCAGAGACTGGACGGGAAGCCGGGGATCTCCTTTGAGGTAATCGCACAGGCCGCTTATGATGAGGGCCGCACAAATCTAGCAACGGAGCTTTTGAACCACGAACCGCGGGCCGGGAAACAGGTTCCACTGTTGCTCAatatggaagaggatgagatcGCGCTGGACAAGGCGATCCAGAGCGGAGACGATGACCTTGTCAACTACGTACTTCTTCAACTGAAAAGCAAGCTTCCCATCGCTAGCTTCTTCAGGATGATTAACACGCGCCCAATGGCATCTGCACTTGTGGAGACGACCGCCCGAGAAGAGGACACTGAACTGCTGAAGGATTTATTCTATCAAGACGACCGGCCTTTGGATGGCTCCAACGTGCTTCTTTCGGATGCTTTGAAGCAGACAGACTTGCCGCGCAAACAggaacagctccagctcgcTTCCCGGTTAATCTCCGACTCTAAAGACCCGACATTGATCTTGCAGCAGAAGCTACTCACTGAGTCGTCACAACTACTCAAAGTTCAAGAAACCTTGGATAAGGATCTGGCAGAAAGATCCGAGTTCCTCGGCCTGAGCTTGAATGAGACAATCTACAGATTGATCAGATCGGGATACGGTAAACGGGCACAGAAGATCCAAAGCGACTTCAAGATGCCCGAGAAGACATATTGGTGGTTGAGACTACGGGCATTGGTGGCTAAGCGTGACTGGGGTGAATTGGAAGAAATCGCCAAGATTAAGAAATCACCGATAGGATGGGAG CCTTTCTATAACGAGATTTTAGGTGCTGGAAACACAAAGCTGGCTTCGGTCTTCGTCCCTAAATGCACCAACCTGCCCGCCGAGGAGAGGATTGAGATGTGGGTAAAATGCGGAATGATTGTAAAGGCCGGAGAGGAAGCCTTCAAGGCAAAAGACGTCAATACCCTCGAAGTCCTTCAAGCGAAGGCCTCCGGCCCGTCTGCCGTCGAGGTTGGCAGGATGATCAACCAGCTCCGGCCAAAGAAATAG
- a CDS encoding Alb1 domain-containing protein (COG:S;~EggNog:ENOG410PS4Q;~InterPro:IPR022784;~PFAM:PF09135) produces MAKARTVSKHSRAARRAASPSLDLDKSLTSLARAENTPMQRESILADRANAGVSKKQSNPKSKSRAQRLRQQKGMDKAEAIMDQLEIKVSKSETRAKTIKSRSAEWSDLNGKATKFDALAEAGSNDDDDAMADASTATGNKPKSRQEPATQNVAMDEHAPVDEDDEIT; encoded by the exons ATGGCGAAAGCAAGGA CTGTATCAAAACACTCAAGGGCTGCCCGCCGGGCAGCGTCACCGAgtctcgacctcgacaagtCCTTGACCTCCCTCGCTCGAGCCGAGAACACGCCAATGCAACGCGAGTCCATTCTTGCTGATCGTGCCAATGCTGGCGTGTCAAAGAAACAGTCAAATCCAAAATCCAAATCACGGGCGCAACGCTTGCGGCAGCAGAAGGGCATGGACAAGGCAGAGGCTATTATGGATCAGTTAGAGATCAAGGTGTCCAAGAGCGAAACCCGAGCGAAAACCATCAAATCTCGCAGT GCCGAGTGGAGCGACCTGAACGGAAAAGCGACCAAATTTGACGCACTGGCTGAAGCAGGTAGtaatgacgacgacgatgccaTGGCTGATGCTTCCACAGCCACAGGGAACAAGCCCAAATCACGCCAAGAACCTGCTACTCAAAACGTCGCGATGGACGAGCATGCTCctgttgatgaggacgacgagatTACCTGA
- a CDS encoding EF-hand superfamily Ca2+-modulated protein (COG:D,Z;~EggNog:ENOG410PPIS;~InterPro:IPR011992) codes for MPPKKRSAPSASSSAPKKARQSKLAKENDISGEEENEIKEVFHIFSEPNEEFPNEKEGVIAREDVRKALVALGLSPESSQELQSILSAIDPTVTGYVPYAPFLSVAAAKLRSRSDEAMSAEVDTAFQLFTRGTDGPITLSHLRRIARELKEDSGDALLRDMILEANGGAGVDAGVSLEQFHEIMLRAGVF; via the exons ATG CCACCAAAGAAGCGCTCCGCGCCCAGCGCATCCTCGTCAGCCCCCAAGAAAGCACGACAATCCAAACTCGCGAAAGAGAACGACAtcagcggcgaagaagaaaacgagATCAAAGAGGTGTTCCACATCTTCTCCGAGCCGAACGAAGAATTCCCCAATGAAAAGGAAGGAGTAATTGCGAGGGAGGATGTGCGGAAGGCTCTTGT AGCTCTAGGTCTCTCGCCCGAGTCTTCACAGGAACTCCAATCGATTCTCTCGGCGATAGACCCCACGGTCACGGGGTACGTTCCTTATGCGCCGTTTCTCTCCGTCGCGGCGGCGAAACTGCGATCGCGGTCTGACGAGGCGATGTCCGCGGAGGTTGACACTGCGTTTCAGCTGTTTACCCGTGGGACGGACGGGCCGATAACGTTGAGCCATTTGAGAAGGATTGCGCGCGAATTGAAAGAGGATTCGGGCGATGCGTTGCTTAGGGATATGATTCTGGAAGCTAATGGGGGTGCTGGTGTGGATGCTGGGGTGTCGTTGGAGCAATTTCATGAGATTATGTTACGGGCTGGCGTTTTCTAG
- a CDS encoding FHA domain protein (COG:O;~EggNog:ENOG410PJJ8;~InterPro:IPR001841,IPR008984,IPR000253,IPR013083;~PFAM:PF17123,PF00498;~go_function: GO:0005515 - protein binding [Evidence IEA]), whose protein sequence is MMAASVSASTSIASPLHVSSDSRSGPLRRLSQLRAYTQTHFSSPHSSAAPSNSSTPNAQQRPRRHSISGRRLSWFSPHTTTRSDSAQPTAAASSPCPEPRAAPATSNRHSAIIVPSSRGLEIDQRSHNQSPEPSSPTSSTDSSRRPAREAMARLRPSLPNHQDSRSEQASSAPAPTSAPPSTTLDSPDPVIADSASSGSKSKKGATIRFFPHQDPSQSSRPSLPFIPVSRTLPSDTSNIRVGRYSERDGLPLPNPSEPSDAPVGFKSKVVSRKHCEFIYMNGQWHIKDVGSSSGTFLNHMRLSQPNMPSRMYTIKDGDIVQLGIDFRGGEEMIFRCVRIRIECNRSWQQQPNEFNKNTESLIKNLGKGETADYSGCRECSICLGSVLRPYQCLFMAACAHVWHYKCVSRLIHTPDYPMFQCPNCRAYTDLSAEVDDSNDYEAEDTDQPASENQQEPAEEIRSTTCSPQLDTSCTSSGSHTSEDDVIPELPTGPLADNVESMHLTDTNPSELPEASITSAPNTDSDVPGWQSLTQVPTAVPPRQAGLRVDTPVRSESSDENPLTPRNDSGPLAFDGRAGMSSTDAH, encoded by the exons ATGATGGCAGCGTCAGTGTCCGCCTCCACCTCGATTGCCAGCCCCCTTCACGTTTCGTCCGATTCCCGTTCGGGGCCTCTTCGACGCTTGAGCCAACTGCGTGCCTATACGCAAACTCATTTTTCCTCTCCCCACTCTTCTGCCGCCCCCTCGAATTCTTCCACGCCCAACGCCCAACagcgccctcgtcgtcacaGCATCAGCGGCCGTCGACTGTCGTGGTTTTCCCCTCACACCACCACGCGCTCCGACTCCGCTCAGCCGACCGCCGCGGCCTCGAGTCCATGCCCGGAGCCTCGTGCTGCACCCGCCACTTCGAATCGCCATAGTGCGATTATAGTCCCAAGTTCTCGTGGTCTCGAAATAGACCAGCGATCTCATAACCAGTCCCCTGAGCCTTCCAgtccgacttcctcgacagATTCCTCGAGGCGACCGGCACGCGAAGCCATGGCTAGGCTGCGACCCTCGCTCCCAAATCATCAGGACTCTCGAAGCGAGCAAGCTTCGAGTGCGCCGGCGCCGACTTCTGCGCCTCCTAGCACAACGCTCGACTCCCCCGACCCGGTCATCGCTGACAGTGCCTCGTCCGGCTCGAAATCGAAAAAAGGAGCAACGATCCGTTTTTTCCCTCACCAAGACCCAAGTCAGAGCTCTCGTCCGTCGTTACCTTTCATTCCTGTCTCGCGCACTCTCCCGTCCGACACTTCTAACATTCGCGTTGGCCGATACTCCGAGCGAGATgggcttcctcttccaaatcCCAGCGAACCATCGGACGCCCCTGTCGGGTTCAAGTCGAAAGTCGTGAGCCGAAAACACTGCGAATTTATATACATGAATGGACAGTGGCATATCAAAGATGTGGGCAGTTCGTCTGGGACGTTTCTGAACCACATGAGATTGAGCCAACCCAATATGCCGTCGCGAATGTACACTATCAAAGACGGAGACATCGTGCAGCTTGGTATCGACTTTCGCGGGGGTGAGGAAATGATTTTCCGCTGTGTTCGTATCAGGATTGAGTGTAACCGATcctggcagcagcagccgaaTGAATTCAA CAAAAACACTGAGAGCCTGATCAAGAATTTGGGAAAGGGTGAGACTGCTGATTATTCTGGTTGTCGGGAATGTTCTATCTGTTTAGGATCAGTCCTG AGGCCCTACCAGTGCCTATTCATGGCCGCCTGCGCCCATGTGTGGCATTACAAATGCGTCAGCCGCTTAATCCATACCCCAGACTATCCTATGTTTCAATGTCCGAATTGTCGAGCATACACAGATTTGAGTGCCGAGGTTGACGACTCGAACGATTATGAGGCCGAGGATACCGACCAGCCGGCGTCAGAAAACCAACAAGAGCCAGCGGAGGAGATACGGTCTACGACATGCTCTCCTCAATTAGACACAAGCTGCACTTCGAGTGGTTCGCACACcagcgaagacgatgtaATCCCCGAATTACCAACCGGTCCCCTCGCCGATAACGTTGAAAGCATGCATCTAACGGACACTAATCCGTCAGAGCTTCCTGAGGCTTCCATAACTTCTGCGCCCAATACCGACTCCGATGTTCCTGGCTGGCAGTCCCTGACACAAGTTCCTACTGCTGTCCCGCCTAGACAGGCTGGACTACGGGTGGACACCCCTGTGCGCTCCGAGTCGTCAGACGAAAACCCTTTGACACCTCGGAATGACTCCGGACCCTTGGCTTTTGATGGTCGTGCTGGGATGTCATCTACGGACGCGCATTAG